The Paenibacillus sp. FSL R7-0204 genome includes a region encoding these proteins:
- the rfbH gene encoding lipopolysaccharide biosynthesis protein RfbH produces MPTEAVTLREQILKLTGEYYDIRWPGRSFVPGRDYVPVSGKVFDGEELISLVDASLDFHLTAGRYTGEFERRFSQIMERKHTLLVNSGSSANLLAVAALTSPLLGERRLRPGDEVITVGAGFPTTVNPLIQHSLIPVFVDVELPTYNINTALLDEALSPRTRAVMLAHTLGNPFDLASVKAFTARHGLWLIEDTCDAVGSMYEGRPTGSFGDLATVSFFPAHHLTMGEGGAVLTSGARLKKIVESLRDWGRDCWCQPGTDNTCGKRFDWTKGELPAGYDHKYTYSHIGYNLKATDMQAAIGVSQLDKLEGFHTARRRNFDYLKAALKPAEEWLILPQATPRSDPSWFGFPLTVREGGPLSRNEIVRKLEEARIGTRLLFAGNLLKQPAYSGVAHRVAAPLIQTDRIMNDTFWVGIYPGLSTEMLDYTAEVLLGLLKGKEVRR; encoded by the coding sequence TTGCCCACAGAAGCTGTAACCTTACGTGAGCAAATTCTTAAGCTTACAGGAGAGTATTACGATATCCGTTGGCCCGGCCGGTCCTTTGTGCCTGGACGCGATTACGTGCCGGTCAGCGGTAAGGTGTTCGATGGCGAAGAATTGATCAGTCTGGTGGATGCTTCACTTGATTTTCACCTGACTGCGGGCAGATATACTGGCGAATTCGAGCGGAGGTTCTCTCAGATTATGGAGAGGAAGCATACCCTGCTGGTTAACTCGGGGTCCAGTGCGAATCTGCTTGCCGTCGCAGCACTTACCTCGCCGCTGCTCGGTGAACGGCGGCTACGGCCGGGCGATGAGGTAATCACAGTAGGCGCAGGCTTTCCGACCACGGTCAATCCGTTGATTCAGCATAGCCTGATTCCGGTGTTCGTGGATGTGGAGCTGCCTACCTACAATATAAATACGGCACTGCTCGATGAGGCACTGAGTCCGCGTACCAGAGCGGTCATGCTGGCACATACACTTGGTAATCCCTTCGACCTGGCCAGTGTTAAGGCATTTACGGCCCGGCATGGGCTGTGGCTGATTGAGGACACCTGTGATGCTGTCGGGTCCATGTATGAAGGCAGGCCGACCGGTTCCTTCGGAGATCTGGCTACGGTCAGTTTTTTTCCGGCACATCATTTAACCATGGGAGAGGGAGGCGCAGTGCTGACCTCGGGTGCCCGCTTGAAGAAAATTGTCGAATCGCTCCGTGACTGGGGCAGGGACTGCTGGTGCCAGCCAGGAACCGACAATACCTGCGGTAAGCGGTTTGACTGGACCAAGGGCGAGCTGCCTGCCGGATACGACCACAAATATACGTATAGCCACATCGGCTACAATCTGAAGGCTACCGATATGCAGGCAGCCATTGGAGTGTCCCAACTGGATAAGCTGGAGGGGTTCCATACGGCACGCAGGCGTAACTTTGACTATCTGAAGGCTGCGCTGAAGCCTGCGGAGGAATGGCTTATTCTCCCGCAGGCGACGCCGCGCAGTGATCCGAGCTGGTTCGGCTTCCCGCTGACGGTCAGGGAGGGGGGGCCACTCTCACGCAATGAGATTGTCCGCAAGCTGGAAGAGGCGCGTATCGGCACCCGGCTCCTGTTCGCCGGGAACCTGCTGAAGCAGCCTGCATACTCCGGTGTGGCGCACCGCGTAGCCGCGCCGCTCATTCAGACGGACAGGATCATGAACGATACGTTCTGGGTAGGAATCTATCCGGGACTTTCGACGGAGATGCTGGATTATACTGCGGAGGTATTGCTGGGCTTGCTGAAAGGTAAGGAGGTAAGAAGATGA
- the rfbF gene encoding glucose-1-phosphate cytidylyltransferase, with protein MKVVILAGGYGTRISEETDVKPKPMIEIGDKPILVHIMENYAAYGFENFVICLGYLGHVIKQYFADFYLQSSDISFDFGNGNQITRHNRQLRNWKVTLADTGKEAMTGGRIRQVQKYIGNEPFMLTYGDGIADVNIPELLDFHRSHGKLATVTAVQPSGRFGALDIADNNRVTGFVEKPKGDEGWVNGGFFVLQPEAFSLIEGDSTVWEQEPLRELAARDELRAYKHHGFWQPMDTLRDKRYLEQLWQEGGLPWMRTH; from the coding sequence ATGAAGGTAGTCATTCTGGCCGGGGGCTATGGAACCCGGATCAGTGAAGAGACCGATGTGAAACCCAAGCCGATGATTGAGATCGGCGATAAGCCTATCCTGGTGCATATTATGGAGAATTATGCTGCCTATGGCTTCGAAAATTTTGTCATTTGCTTGGGGTATTTAGGGCATGTCATTAAACAATATTTCGCCGATTTCTATCTCCAGAGCTCGGATATTTCGTTCGATTTCGGCAATGGCAACCAGATCACCCGCCATAACCGTCAGCTGCGGAACTGGAAGGTAACGCTCGCGGACACAGGCAAAGAGGCGATGACTGGCGGAAGAATCCGGCAAGTCCAGAAATACATCGGCAATGAACCGTTCATGCTGACTTATGGAGACGGTATTGCGGATGTCAATATACCGGAATTGCTGGACTTCCACCGCTCACACGGGAAGCTGGCAACGGTAACGGCCGTTCAACCGAGTGGCCGTTTCGGTGCACTGGATATCGCAGATAACAACAGGGTGACTGGGTTCGTGGAGAAACCTAAGGGAGACGAGGGCTGGGTAAACGGCGGCTTCTTCGTACTCCAGCCTGAGGCATTCTCCCTGATTGAAGGCGACAGCACCGTCTGGGAACAGGAGCCGCTCCGGGAGCTGGCAGCCCGGGATGAGCTGAGGGCCTACAAGCACCACGGCTTCTGGCAGCCGATGGATACACTCCGCGATAAGCGGTATCTGGAGCAGTTGTGGCAGGAGGGAGGCCTCCCATGGATGAGAACGCACTGA
- the rfbG gene encoding CDP-glucose 4,6-dehydratase, with the protein MDENALIPAEFWKGRRVFVTGHTGFKGSWLTRWLTMLGARVSGYAWDRDEHKLFPLIGDGLGVRTVWADVRNRQRLDAALREAAPEVVFHLAAQPLVRTSYQFPADTFEVNVMGTVNLLEAVASAVDSGIAVKAVVNVTTDKCYDNREWIWGYRETDPLGGYDPYSSSKACSELVTQAYRNSYFHPARYAEHGVAVATARAGNVIGGGDDSMDRLVPDCLRAFAAGNRPLLRSPGATRPWQHVLEPLGGYLLLAEKLVRGGAEYASAWNFGPGEQSVHSVEKVAVRLAAIWGEGAGVEKTAGSGLHEAGELQLDSTKARRLLDWRSRWSVEQALQKTVEWHRALQAGKDIRQFSEQQICEYMLVNLQEGNNDNYQSMHDCTQ; encoded by the coding sequence ATGGATGAGAACGCACTGATACCGGCGGAATTCTGGAAGGGGCGGCGCGTCTTCGTGACCGGGCATACCGGCTTCAAGGGAAGCTGGCTGACCCGGTGGTTGACGATGTTGGGAGCACGGGTAAGCGGATATGCCTGGGACAGGGATGAGCATAAGCTCTTCCCGCTGATCGGAGACGGGCTGGGGGTCCGTACCGTCTGGGCAGATGTGCGGAACCGGCAGCGCCTAGATGCGGCGCTGCGGGAAGCGGCCCCGGAGGTCGTATTCCATCTGGCGGCCCAGCCGCTGGTCCGCACCTCCTATCAGTTCCCGGCCGACACCTTCGAGGTGAACGTGATGGGAACGGTGAATCTGCTGGAGGCGGTCGCGAGCGCCGTTGATTCAGGCATTGCTGTCAAAGCTGTCGTCAATGTAACGACGGATAAATGCTACGACAACCGGGAGTGGATCTGGGGTTACCGCGAGACCGATCCGCTGGGCGGCTATGATCCCTATTCTTCCAGCAAGGCGTGTTCTGAATTGGTAACGCAGGCTTACCGCAACAGCTATTTCCATCCGGCGCGTTATGCCGAACATGGCGTAGCTGTCGCTACCGCCAGGGCGGGGAATGTCATCGGGGGCGGCGATGATTCTATGGACCGGCTCGTGCCCGATTGTCTGCGGGCATTCGCAGCAGGCAACCGTCCGCTGCTGCGCAGCCCGGGAGCGACCCGGCCCTGGCAGCATGTACTGGAGCCGCTTGGCGGCTATCTGCTGCTGGCAGAGAAGCTGGTGCGGGGAGGGGCGGAATATGCCTCAGCCTGGAATTTTGGCCCTGGGGAGCAGAGTGTCCACAGTGTGGAGAAGGTTGCGGTCCGGCTCGCGGCGATATGGGGCGAAGGGGCCGGTGTGGAAAAAACGGCGGGCTCCGGGCTGCACGAAGCCGGGGAACTACAGCTTGACAGTACCAAGGCCCGCCGTCTGCTGGACTGGCGCTCGCGCTGGAGTGTAGAGCAGGCGCTGCAAAAGACGGTAGAGTGGCACAGGGCACTGCAAGCAGGGAAGGACATACGGCAGTTCAGTGAGCAGCAGATCTGTGAATATATGTTAGTGAACCTACAGGAGGGTAACAATGATAACTATCAGTCTATGCATGATTGTACGCAATGA
- a CDS encoding glycosyltransferase family 2 protein, with protein sequence MITISLCMIVRNEENSLGRCLDCVKDIVDEIVIIDTGSTDRTKEIAAKYGAVIYDFEWIDDFAAARNEAFSKATKEYILWLDADDTIEEIDQERFKKLKETLSPQYQSVTMPYNLAFDSEGKVISSLRRNRLVRRDCGFQWIGPVHEYLAVAGYTFDSEVCVTHKKDKVHTDRNLRIYRGRLAKGENFSPRDLYYFANELRDHAIHEEALEFYEKFLQTGQGWVEDNYQACLKMAECHGHLKNKEEKKKALYRTLNYDIPRSEFCCRLGEEFLQDGEYQRAIYWFEQAISLPRRSTLGLQDMTSTTWVPHLQLCLCYDRLGQYMKANYHNETALFYYPTHPSMLHNRKYYKELLGDSFSELFTAS encoded by the coding sequence ATGATAACTATCAGTCTATGCATGATTGTACGCAATGAAGAGAATAGCCTGGGCCGTTGCTTGGATTGTGTCAAGGATATTGTTGATGAAATCGTCATTATCGATACAGGCTCTACGGACCGGACCAAGGAGATTGCTGCTAAATACGGTGCGGTAATCTATGATTTTGAATGGATTGATGATTTCGCGGCAGCACGGAACGAAGCCTTTAGCAAGGCGACGAAGGAATATATACTCTGGCTGGATGCAGACGATACGATTGAGGAGATCGACCAGGAACGCTTCAAGAAGTTAAAGGAGACACTTTCTCCGCAGTATCAATCTGTGACCATGCCCTACAATCTGGCTTTCGACAGCGAAGGCAAGGTGATCTCAAGCCTGAGGCGCAACCGGCTGGTCCGCCGGGACTGCGGCTTCCAGTGGATCGGACCGGTTCATGAATACCTGGCGGTTGCCGGATATACCTTTGACAGTGAGGTCTGCGTTACCCATAAGAAGGATAAGGTTCATACGGACCGCAACCTGCGCATCTACCGTGGACGTCTGGCCAAGGGCGAGAACTTCTCGCCTCGTGATCTCTATTACTTCGCGAACGAGCTCAGAGACCATGCAATCCATGAAGAAGCGCTGGAATTTTACGAGAAGTTCCTGCAGACCGGCCAGGGCTGGGTTGAGGATAACTATCAGGCCTGCCTGAAGATGGCGGAATGCCATGGACATCTGAAGAACAAAGAAGAAAAGAAGAAGGCACTCTACCGCACCCTTAATTATGATATTCCCCGTTCTGAATTCTGCTGCCGTCTGGGTGAGGAATTCCTGCAGGACGGCGAGTATCAGCGGGCCATTTACTGGTTCGAACAGGCGATTTCACTGCCCCGGCGCTCTACTCTGGGTCTGCAGGATATGACCTCAACCACCTGGGTGCCGCATCTGCAATTATGTTTATGTTATGACCGCCTGGGTCAGTATATGAAGGCTAATTATCATAATGAAACGGCACTGTTCTATTATCCTACGCATCCAAGTATGCTGCATAACCGGAAATACTATAAAGAGTTGCTCGGCGATTCCTTCAGCGAATTATTTACCGCTTCTTAA
- a CDS encoding MerR family transcriptional regulator has product MVRHYTQLEIINLSKLPPTTVKRWLEYFSYFVPGTRQGDQALYPYETLKLLKRISELRMERYHLSTIVRLLIEEGFPMYGKGEQELPVSEKTESRTAETTEPDRQQQLIASLSSLANELIRIADHLNHLKVQ; this is encoded by the coding sequence ATGGTACGCCATTACACCCAGCTGGAAATCATTAATTTATCGAAATTACCTCCGACCACAGTGAAGAGATGGCTGGAATATTTCTCTTACTTCGTACCGGGAACCCGGCAAGGAGATCAGGCGCTCTATCCCTATGAAACTTTGAAACTGCTAAAACGGATCAGTGAGCTGCGCATGGAACGCTATCATCTAAGCACTATAGTGCGCCTGCTGATAGAGGAGGGTTTCCCAATGTATGGAAAGGGTGAACAAGAGCTTCCAGTATCAGAGAAAACGGAAAGCCGCACGGCGGAGACCACGGAACCGGATAGACAGCAACAGCTTATTGCCTCCCTCTCTTCCCTGGCCAATGAGCTGATCCGGATTGCAGATCATCTGAACCACTTGAAGGTGCAGTAG
- a CDS encoding acyltransferase, producing the protein MEGISQEFQQRFNTFGPGSLIVLKTDINCPEKVAIGRNVLIQENSWFTVVHPGQGEPPAISIGDGCSCSRNLIITAANSVILEENVLVGPDVYIADTDHQYRQIGIPIRDQWITSTSQQVRIGAGSELGAHCVIVGNVTIGKGCRVTPNSVVTRDLPDFCIAAGNPARVVDAYDPEAGVWQLPGEGGR; encoded by the coding sequence ATGGAAGGCATCAGCCAGGAATTTCAACAACGCTTCAATACCTTCGGACCCGGCAGTCTGATCGTGCTTAAGACCGATATCAACTGTCCGGAGAAAGTCGCTATCGGCCGCAATGTGCTTATTCAGGAGAACAGCTGGTTCACGGTAGTTCATCCAGGTCAAGGTGAGCCGCCGGCAATTTCAATCGGAGACGGCTGCAGCTGCAGCCGCAATCTGATCATTACCGCTGCGAACAGTGTCATTCTGGAGGAGAACGTACTTGTTGGGCCCGATGTCTATATCGCCGACACCGACCACCAGTACCGCCAGATTGGTATTCCCATCCGCGACCAGTGGATCACCTCCACCAGCCAGCAGGTGCGGATCGGTGCGGGCAGCGAGCTGGGTGCCCACTGCGTTATTGTAGGTAATGTGACGATTGGCAAGGGCTGCCGGGTCACACCGAACAGTGTGGTCACCCGGGATTTGCCGGACTTCTGCATCGCGGCGGGCAATCCTGCCAGAGTGGTGGATGCCTATGATCCCGAAGCGGGAGTGTGGCAGCTGCCCGGAGAAGGCGGACGTTGA
- a CDS encoding glycosyltransferase, protein MDDRKICFIMCVNNEELAERSQHNLKQLIKPDGFTVDLQIVRNASGLAVGYDQAMRQSDAKYKVYLHQDVHILNSQFLVDIVRLFSDYPLLGMIGTVGAKTLPYSGNWQDASQKYGKLIDSHTGPLQPLEFMQPAGEYETVESLSGPLIVTQYDLPWRKDLFTGSHFYDASHSQEFISSGYEVGVPKQHLPWCLHNCGILDQTTAYEDARHIFLEYYGYGKTHGQHRFHRLGSGCNIHPSCQLSGTTGIALGNEVKLQADCCVTLPYNNMISEPRIQIGSGSDIGRRCSLSAVNRIIIGAQVAISTNVHISDHNPAYENIHLPVMKQGVDSWSHTVTIGAGSWIGANTVIAGEVSIGKGCVIGAGSVVVSGTVIPDYCVASGTPAKVIRQYDLGSRKWLRTSISSGGEAEYPAEKAPPQPLMSICIPSYNSREELDLCLKSIYSQNTRAEDFEVIVSDDASTDHTEELVQKYQANYSNLRYYRNKRHEGSDSNTLKCAGYARGEFIKLHGSDDYWLPGSLEAMYSLIDKNRDCSLLFLDILSNNGVMNRGSGISKYIEQVSIYITFLSGIIMRRKEFEQIAAPELFIDSNLTQVYLELSILEITPDYCVYHRKLLTSSDKITGGYSFAQTFIHSYLGILNYFLDKGLDAAVLAAEKKHIAHTFLLWWYNYMLEKNLQQLQPGDFAQFFVAAYQDETYYPELHDRLHRIQAKHLNI, encoded by the coding sequence ATGGATGACCGTAAAATTTGTTTTATCATGTGTGTAAATAATGAGGAATTAGCGGAACGCAGCCAGCATAATCTGAAGCAACTAATCAAACCGGACGGATTCACAGTAGATCTCCAAATTGTTAGGAATGCCTCCGGCCTGGCAGTGGGGTACGATCAGGCGATGCGCCAGTCGGATGCCAAGTATAAGGTGTATCTTCATCAGGATGTCCATATCCTAAATAGTCAATTTCTTGTGGATATTGTCCGGCTATTCTCCGATTATCCGTTACTCGGCATGATAGGGACCGTCGGGGCTAAGACACTGCCCTATTCCGGTAATTGGCAGGACGCATCACAGAAATACGGTAAATTGATCGATAGCCATACAGGACCGCTTCAGCCGCTTGAATTCATGCAGCCAGCGGGTGAATATGAAACGGTGGAGTCGCTCAGCGGACCACTGATTGTAACACAGTACGACCTTCCTTGGCGTAAGGACTTGTTCACCGGCTCACACTTCTATGACGCCTCGCACAGCCAGGAATTCATCAGCAGCGGCTATGAAGTAGGCGTTCCGAAGCAGCATCTGCCCTGGTGTCTGCATAACTGCGGTATCCTGGATCAGACCACTGCTTATGAGGATGCCCGGCACATTTTCCTTGAATATTACGGCTATGGCAAAACCCACGGCCAGCACCGGTTCCATCGGCTTGGCAGCGGCTGCAACATTCATCCCTCCTGCCAATTATCGGGTACGACCGGGATTGCCCTGGGCAATGAAGTCAAGCTGCAGGCGGATTGCTGTGTCACGCTGCCCTACAATAATATGATCAGCGAACCACGCATCCAGATTGGCTCCGGAAGCGATATCGGACGCCGGTGCAGCCTGTCGGCAGTCAACCGGATAATTATCGGCGCCCAGGTCGCCATTTCAACTAATGTGCATATATCGGATCACAATCCTGCCTATGAGAATATCCACCTGCCCGTCATGAAGCAGGGGGTGGATTCCTGGAGCCATACCGTAACGATCGGTGCTGGAAGCTGGATTGGTGCCAACACCGTTATAGCCGGGGAGGTATCTATCGGCAAGGGCTGTGTCATTGGCGCAGGCTCGGTCGTTGTATCCGGCACGGTAATTCCCGATTATTGTGTAGCTTCGGGTACGCCTGCCAAAGTAATCAGGCAGTATGACCTCGGTTCCCGAAAGTGGCTGAGGACCAGTATATCGTCCGGGGGAGAAGCTGAATATCCCGCTGAGAAGGCTCCTCCGCAGCCGTTAATGAGTATTTGCATCCCTTCCTATAACTCCAGAGAAGAACTTGATCTTTGCCTGAAGAGTATTTACAGCCAGAATACCAGAGCGGAAGATTTCGAGGTGATAGTATCCGATGATGCCTCCACCGATCACACCGAGGAATTAGTGCAGAAGTATCAGGCAAATTACTCTAATCTTCGTTATTACCGTAATAAACGGCACGAAGGATCAGACTCCAATACCCTGAAATGTGCAGGCTATGCCAGGGGTGAATTCATTAAGCTTCACGGCAGCGATGATTACTGGCTCCCCGGATCTCTGGAAGCCATGTACAGCCTGATTGACAAGAACCGGGACTGCAGCCTGCTCTTCCTTGATATCCTTAGTAACAACGGAGTGATGAACCGGGGCTCGGGAATCAGCAAGTATATTGAACAGGTCTCGATCTACATTACATTTCTGTCAGGAATCATTATGCGCAGGAAGGAATTTGAACAGATTGCCGCACCTGAGCTTTTCATCGATTCGAATCTTACGCAGGTCTATCTGGAGCTCTCAATTCTGGAGATTACGCCGGATTATTGTGTATATCACCGTAAGCTGCTGACCAGCAGCGACAAGATTACAGGAGGATACAGCTTTGCTCAGACATTCATTCATTCATACCTGGGCATTCTTAATTACTTCCTGGATAAAGGATTGGATGCGGCCGTACTGGCAGCCGAGAAGAAGCATATCGCCCATACCTTTCTGCTCTGGTGGTACAACTACATGCTGGAGAAGAATCTTCAGCAGCTGCAACCCGGAGATTTCGCACAGTTTTTTGTTGCAGCCTACCAGGATGAAACCTATTATCCAGAGCTGCATGATCGGTTGCACCGGATTCAGGCCAAGCATCTAAATATCTGA
- a CDS encoding glycosyltransferase, whose product MDTIPPSLYYRLYRYGTECRIASDGVLSLPEQTAIGSGVLIREGYRWDIPSPAKDGSPRIVIGDRCECSRFLTIHATGKVELKADVITGPHVYITDARQGYEKEENGSNTVTIGEGSWIGAHSSILGQVKIGRGCVVGAGSVVLRDVPDYCVVAGNPAEFRRIYEPSSGEWGRVHSEAEAREVLERRSKEPLLSICIPVRNQAEELRRSLESIYAQTGDDGLIEVCVLDDAPAEETEQIAHHAGNLHRSFRYHRNSAAAAGSHFNIQAAGMARGKFIMLYEPGAPFLPNALIPFMNVLHTHPDCAIILVQPALIRTPPQTERLKGLSEFHRLTASSSSSPIPVALNREEWERTADSAQAKDYLDPWVSRQHALLQLNPQFCVCRYTMMA is encoded by the coding sequence ATGGATACGATCCCCCCCTCGCTCTACTATCGTTTATACCGTTATGGCACCGAATGCAGAATTGCCTCAGACGGTGTGTTATCGTTGCCGGAACAGACGGCAATCGGCTCCGGTGTGCTGATACGGGAAGGCTACCGGTGGGACATTCCATCTCCCGCCAAGGATGGATCACCCCGGATTGTGATCGGTGACCGCTGTGAATGCAGCCGGTTCCTGACGATCCATGCAACGGGCAAGGTGGAACTGAAGGCGGATGTGATCACAGGTCCGCACGTGTATATTACAGACGCCAGGCAAGGTTACGAGAAGGAAGAGAACGGTTCAAACACGGTAACAATCGGTGAAGGCTCATGGATCGGGGCTCATTCCTCTATCCTGGGACAGGTGAAGATTGGAAGAGGCTGTGTGGTCGGTGCGGGCAGCGTAGTTCTGCGGGATGTGCCGGATTACTGTGTAGTTGCCGGCAACCCTGCCGAATTTCGCCGGATCTATGAGCCTTCCAGCGGAGAGTGGGGCAGGGTACATAGCGAGGCGGAGGCCCGGGAGGTATTGGAACGCAGAAGCAAGGAACCGCTGCTCTCCATTTGCATCCCCGTACGGAATCAGGCAGAGGAACTAAGACGCTCTCTGGAATCGATCTATGCACAGACTGGTGATGACGGATTAATCGAGGTCTGCGTCCTGGATGATGCCCCGGCAGAGGAGACCGAGCAGATAGCACACCATGCGGGCAATCTGCACCGCAGCTTCCGCTACCACCGCAATTCGGCTGCTGCAGCAGGAAGTCATTTCAATATTCAAGCTGCGGGCATGGCACGCGGGAAGTTCATCATGTTGTATGAGCCGGGCGCCCCCTTCCTTCCAAATGCTCTTATTCCATTTATGAATGTACTTCACACTCATCCTGATTGTGCTATCATCCTGGTTCAGCCCGCACTCATCCGCACCCCCCCACAGACCGAACGGCTGAAGGGATTATCCGAATTTCACAGGCTTACAGCGTCATCTTCTTCCTCTCCTATCCCTGTTGCTCTGAACCGGGAGGAGTGGGAGCGTACTGCCGATTCTGCACAAGCCAAAGATTATCTGGACCCGTGGGTGTCCCGGCAACATGCACTATTGCAATTGAATCCGCAGTTCTGCGTGTGCCGTTATACCATGATGGCTTAA
- a CDS encoding glycosyltransferase family 2 protein, which produces MPTISLCMIVRNEQKSLGRCLSSVADIMDEIIIVDTGSTDRTKEIAAEYGATIYDFEWIDDFAAARNYAFAQAACEYIMWLDADDVIEEIDRERFKTLKATMTSEYHAVSMSYILITDEHGKSLYSFRRNRLVRRDCGFRWFGAVHEYIEVTAPVLESDVCVTHKKDKEYTQRNLNIYRKMIAEGKPFTARDRIYYSNELYDHGFYPEAVENYERFLSEGEGWVEDNIQACLRLADSHGALGNKQGQLLALCRTFDYNVPRPDVCCRIGFYYMELQQYEQAVYWFKLAPSLPKISEPGTEIYSASTWLPNLQLCVCYDKLGDHTYADFCNEISFGHYPENPSAIYNRDYYTKLLGDKHVEVNVYVPEEQKELVQ; this is translated from the coding sequence TTGCCGACCATCAGCTTGTGTATGATTGTACGCAATGAACAGAAGAGCCTGGGACGATGCCTGTCATCGGTCGCGGATATTATGGATGAGATCATCATCGTGGACACCGGCTCAACAGACCGTACCAAAGAGATAGCGGCTGAATATGGCGCCACAATCTATGATTTCGAGTGGATCGATGATTTCGCAGCCGCCCGCAACTATGCATTCGCCCAAGCGGCCTGTGAGTATATCATGTGGCTGGATGCTGATGACGTCATTGAGGAGATTGACCGGGAGCGGTTCAAGACGCTGAAGGCTACAATGACTTCCGAATATCATGCCGTATCCATGTCTTATATTCTCATAACGGATGAGCATGGGAAGTCGCTCTACAGCTTCAGACGCAACCGTCTGGTCAGACGCGACTGCGGATTCAGATGGTTCGGCGCTGTTCATGAGTATATTGAGGTAACAGCGCCTGTGCTTGAGAGCGACGTCTGCGTTACACATAAGAAAGACAAGGAATACACGCAGCGTAACCTTAATATCTACCGCAAGATGATCGCTGAGGGTAAGCCGTTTACCGCCAGAGACCGGATCTATTACTCCAATGAACTATACGATCATGGCTTCTACCCTGAGGCGGTGGAGAACTATGAGCGCTTCTTGTCCGAAGGCGAAGGCTGGGTTGAGGATAATATTCAGGCCTGCTTGAGGCTGGCGGACAGCCACGGGGCGCTGGGGAACAAGCAGGGGCAGCTCCTGGCCCTGTGCCGCACGTTTGACTACAATGTCCCGCGACCGGATGTGTGCTGTAGAATAGGCTTTTATTACATGGAATTACAGCAATACGAACAAGCAGTCTACTGGTTCAAGCTTGCCCCGTCTCTCCCTAAGATCAGTGAACCGGGAACGGAGATTTATTCTGCAAGTACGTGGCTCCCGAATCTGCAGCTCTGTGTCTGCTATGATAAGCTGGGTGACCATACCTATGCTGACTTTTGCAATGAAATTTCTTTCGGACACTATCCGGAGAATCCAAGTGCTATATATAACCGGGATTACTATACGAAGTTGCTGGGGGACAAACATGTAGAGGTTAATGTCTACGTGCCTGAAGAACAAAAGGAGTTGGTCCAGTGA